Proteins encoded within one genomic window of Komagataella phaffii GS115 chromosome 3, complete sequence:
- a CDS encoding Histone acetyltransferase critical for cell survival in the presence of DNA damage during S phase has translation MSLSEYLQEFLPKDTRFDVLHVQSQPKVAKNVVCGLSEDSTCIKIQHFIVLYSQKVPVIGLEVHRYVIIHRDHTQLLLFVSKADTAGLISVPSLKVGLVVKSCLKFILQLDLGQCLGKVLPRYPTFESVEKVDTVADSLKFLADISAGRESFNPKTHYVGFEPKNPIIAQICMFTRPEPQYLFPNSGKNHLKHQLSGESLLRWWIRIIDELVTELDFHGNTKFKVTIPGAEKSSILKYLPNEKWEVGDIFSSQESDIAVYKIPLLPDDPKGRFLEHLVVEGRAKSTSIQRFWLELSARQEFRLGITVGVIGVSGELGVPALEKVKYEEMVVFRKKKFLKLKLFVTGEDYSSVEEINSFNDIKNVFGDEVFSSIVGRMEIPSQESTISKPSIRAPPLVNDLTSMIRRRK, from the coding sequence ATGTCACTATCTGAGTACCTCCAGGAATTCCTTCCAAAGGACACCAGGTTTGACGTTCTACACGTCCAATCGCAACCAAAAGTGGCTAAGAATGTTGTGTGTGGTCTAAGTGAAGACTCTACGTGCATAAAAATCCAGCATTTCATCGTTCTGTATTCTCAGAAAGTCCCAGTGATTGGACTAGAGGTCCATCGATACGTGATAATTCATAGAGATCATACGCAATTGCTCTTATTTGTATCCAAAGCGGATACTGCAGGCCTCATCTCTGTTCCATCGTTAAAGGTTGGTTTGGTTGTGAAGAGTTGTTTGAAGtttattcttcaattggatCTAGGACAATGTTTGGGCAAAGTATTGCCACGATACCCCACGTTTGAAAGCGTCGAAAAAGTGGACACAGTGGCTGATTCTCTCAAATTTCTTGCTGACATATCAGCTGGAAGAGAATCCTTCAACCCAAAGACGCATTACGTTGGATTCGAACCAAAGAATCCAATTATTGCCCAAATTTGCATGTTCACTCGCCCTGAACCCCAGTATCTCTTCCCCAACTCAGGAAAAAACCATCTGAAGCATCAACTATCCGGTGAGAGTCTACTGAGATGGTGGATCCGTATAATTGACGAATTGGTCACGGAATTAGACTTCCACGGAAACacaaagttcaaagttACCATTCCCGGAGCTGAAAAGTCAAGTATACTAAAATACTTGCCGAACGAGAAGTGGGAAGTTGgtgatattttttcttcccagGAGTCAGATATAGCCGTTTACAAGATTCCTTTACTTCCAGATGATCCAAAAGGTAGATTTCTAGAGCACTTGGTGGTAGAAGGGCGAGCTAAATCTACGAGTATCCAGCGATTCTGGTTGGAGCTAAGTGCTAGACAGGAGTTCCGTTTAGGGATCACTGTGGGGGTGATTGGCGTTTCTGGAGAATTGGGTGTACCTGCTCTTGAGAAAGTTAAATACGAGGAGATGGTGGTCTTtcgaaagaaaaagtttcttAAGCTGAAATTGTTCGTGACAGGAGAAGATTACTCATCTGTGGAGGAGATCAACTCTTTTAACGATATCAAGAACGTTTTTGGTGATGAagtattttcttcaatagttGGAAGGATGGAAATACCTAGCCAGGAGTCGACTATATCTAAGCCTTCTATTAGAGCTCCACCTTTAGTTAATGACCTGACATCCATGATTAGACGACGCAAATAG
- a CDS encoding Cytochrome c oxidase assembly protein/Cu2+ chaperone, whose translation MSEPAQQPKAESKPKPCCVCKPEKEARDQCLLINGQDSGKCDDLISQYKVCMKGFGFDTN comes from the exons ATGTCCGAACCAGCTCAACAACCAAAAGCAGAAT CTAAGCCCAAGCCATGTTGTGTCTGCAAGCCAGAGAAAGAGGCCCGTGATCAATGCTTATTAATAAATGGTCAAGACTCAGGAAAATGTGATGACTTGATTTCCCAATACAAGGTCTGCATGAAAGGATTCGGGTTTGACACTAACTAG
- a CDS encoding Aldose reductase involved in methylglyoxal, d-xylose and arabinose metabolism, protein MATLLKLNNGLKLPQVGLGVWKIPNELTAETVYNAIKQGYRLFDGAEDYGNEKEVGQGVRRAIDEGLVKREDLFIVSKLWNNYHHPDNVGKALDRTLSDLGLDYLDLFYIHFPIAFKFVPLEEKYPPAFYCGDGNNFHYEDVPLLDTYRALERLVDAGRIKSLGVSNFNGALLQDLLRGARIKPVALQIEHHPYLVQQKLIEYAQSEDIVVVAYSSFGPQSFLELKVNKALTAVSLFEHDVIKKIAQAHNRSAGEVLLRWATQRGLAIIPKSSKPERLSSNLHINSFDLTKEDLETISSLDLGLRFNDPWDWDKIPIFA, encoded by the coding sequence ATGGCTACTCTATTAAAATTGAACAATGGTCTCAAACTTCCCCAAGTAGGACTGGGTGTCTGGAAGATTCCCAACGAGTTGACAGCTGAGACTGTATACAATGCCATTAAGCAAGGCTACCGTCTTTTTGATGGTGCGGAAGATTATGGTAATGAAAAGGAAGTAGGACAGGGTGTCCGAAGGGCAATTGATGAAGGACTGgtcaaaagagaagatcTTTTCATCGTATCCAAATTGTGGAACAACTACCATCACCCTGACAACGTCGGAAAAGCTCTTGACAGAACTCTTTCCGATTTGGGTTTAGATTATCTGGATCTATTCTACATCCATTTCCCAATTGCTTTCAAGTTCGTACCATTAGAGGAGAAGTATCCTCCTGCATTTTACTGTGGTGATGGGAACAATTTCCATTATGAAGATGTGCCACTGCTCGACACTTACCGTGCGCTAGAGAGGTTGGTGGATGCTGGCAGGATCAAATCCCTGGGTGTTTCGAATTTCAATGGTGCCTTGTTGCAGGATCTTTTAAGAGGTGCTCGTATCAAGCCTGTCGCATTGCAGATTGAACATCATCCTTATCTAGTGCAACAGAAACTGATTGAGTACGCTCAATCTGAAGACATTGTTGTTGTGGCTTACTCGTCATTTGGACCCCAGTCGTTTTTGGAACTGAAGGTCAACAAGGCCTTGACGGCTGTATCTTTGTTTGAGCACGATGTCATCAAGAAGATCGCCCAAGCTCATAACAGATCTGCTGGTGAAGTGTTGTTGAGATGGGCAACTCAAAGAGGTCTGGCTATCATTCCCAAGTCCAGTAAACCAGAGCGTTTGAGCAGTAACCTGCATATCAATTCCTTTGATCTTACGAAGGAAGATTTAGAAACCATTTCGTCGCTTGACCTCGGCTTGAGATTCAACGATCCATGGGACTGGGACAAGATCCCTATATTTGCCTAG